The DNA region ACGACGGTGGCGGCGTGGAGCTTGATGCCCGCAGGTGTGACCGCAAGCGCGTAGGATTCGTCCTCGTCGATGGACTGAACTGCTTCGCCTGCGCCGTCGACGTCGATGGCGAGCGTGGAGGCGGCGCTGGTGGTGATGGAGCGCTGGCGCGGGACGCCGGTCTTGCGCTCGAGATCGAGCAGAGCGCGCTGGACGGCGTCGTCGAGGCGCTGGTCGCTGAAGTGCGTGACGCCGACGGTGACGGAGGTGGTCCATGGGAACGCACCAGTGGCGGCGGTAAGATGCGCGGGCTGCGGCATCAGGGTGTTGGTGAAGGTCTGGGATGGAAGCAGGGAGGACATAAGCAGGGTGCAGGCGAGAGTGAGGGCTCGTTTCAAGGCAGGTGCTCTCCTGGGGAAATTGTCTGGACAAGCATACAGGATGGAGCCAAAAGCCACCCGCAATTACAGATCTGCGTCACTGCATGGTCGCGGTCCAGGGTCCAGGCGGAGCGCACGCTCCATTCGATCTGCCGTTGGCCACGCGCCCACTGGATAATGTGCCGGTGCGCCAACATTGAGCGCTGAGAATGGTGACGGTATTGTCGTTGCCGACGGCTATTTTTACCTCGTTGCCTGCGCCGTCGGAGAAGGCAGCGAGGCCGGGTTCGGAGTCCGGTTTGGATGTGTAAGTGTCGGTAGATCCGTCCTGGAAGTGGAGGGTCCAGCGGCTCCCGCTGCGGGCGAGAAAGGCCCGCGTGTGTTCGCGCTCGGCGGCGCGGGCGTTTTTCTTGATCAGCTCCTGCTCGCGGCCGGTGAAGTCGACGATCATCCACGCGTCGGCATGTCCGGCGGCGGTCTTGACGTGAAGATTGCAGTAGCCTTCGCCGTCGGCGATCGGCCGGTTTCCAGTGAGCATCATGACGATCTGCCGATCGCTCGCCGTGTAGGAGACGAGAGTGCATGAGCCGTCGACGGTGAACTGCGCGCCCGCCAGATAGTAGCCGGGCAGAACGACCTTCGCCGTCTGGTGGTTGGGGATGGAGGAAGGATTGGGGCCGCCGGCGCGGAGATCGGGCTTCTGCGCGAACGAGGCCAGAGCAAGGCTATGAGCGGCGATTGCGAGGGTGAAGGTTTGAAGGGCATTTGCGCGCATCACCGGTATTCTCCAGAACCTCACTCTGGTCATCGTTCGAGATGCGATAACGGAAGAATACTTGCCGCTTCAGACCATGTTCACTTTGCCGGTGGCGAGGTCGTAGACGGCGCCCGCGATCTTGATCTTGCCGGAGGCTACCGCGGGCGCAACGATCGGACCGAGCCCTTTGAGCCGATCGACGCCGCGTGCCACGTTGGCGCGGATGGCATTCCCCAGTGGATCGCCTGACTGATGCTGCGAGTCCAGCACGGCGGGCTTGATGGCGTTGACGAGGTCGTTGATCGCGCCGGGAAGGGCATCCTTGTCGTGCAGGTGCTGGATGGCGGCCTTCACGGCACCGCACTGGCTGTGCCCGAGGATCATCACCAGCGAGACGCCAAGCTCGGCGACGGCGTACTCCACGGAGCCTTTGACGGAAGGGCCGGCGCCGTCGACGTAGTTGCCAGCGACGCGCACAATAAAGAGCTCTCCGATGCCGAGGTCGAAGAGGATCTCGGGAGTGACGCGCGAGTCGGCGCAGGCGACGACGCAGGCAACGGGACTTTGCCCGGCTGCGAGCGGCTTGAAGTCGGCGGGCGTGCGGCGAGGATGTGTGGAGGCTCCTGAAGCGAATCGCTTGTTGCCCTCGAGCATCTGCTTGAGAACGTCGTCGGCAGGCGGGGCGGGTTTGGCTGTGGGAGCGGCGAAGGCGTTTAGCCTGGTAAGTGCCGGTATAGCCAACGATGCGCTTGCGGTATAGAGAAATTTACGGCGGCCCTGATCTTGCATGAAGACCTCCACTCGAGTTATTCGAGCACGCCGCATCATAGCGCAACCAACTGTAAAAGCTACAGGAATTAATAACCTGCGGCCTTGCCGTAGTTGCGGCGGGAGTCATGTCCGCCCAGCAGTTCGCCGGTCTTTGGATCGACGGCGATCAGCTCGCTGTCGCCCCAGACGCCGGAGGTCTTTTCGTCGGCCATCTGGTTGAGGTTGGTCTCGTAGCCCATGGCCTTCATCTGTTCGACGACCTCGCGGTTGAACTTCTTTTCAAAGTCGAGGCGATCGGGAAGGTACTGGTGGTGGAAGCGCGGGGCGTCGGCGACAGCCTGGATGTTGAGACCGTTGTCGATGGAGCTGATGATGTCGTTGGCGACGGTGGTGATGATGGTCGAGCCGCCTGGCGTTCCCATCACATAGGCGAGCTTGCCCTTGCGCGTGATGATGGTGGGCGTCATGGCCGAGAGCGGACGCTTGCCGGGGGCGATGGAGTTGGCCGGGCTCTGAATGAGGCCGTAGACGTTGGGCACGCCGACCTTCGAGGTGAAGTCGTCCATCTCGTTGTTGAGCAGGAAGCCGAGGCCTTCGACGGTGACTCCGGAGCCGAAGCCGCCGTTGAGCGTGGTGGTAGTCGCGACGGCCATGCCGTCGGCATCGACGACGGAGTAGTGCGTGGTCTGCGTGGACTCCTTCACGGGAGTAGCCTGCGGAGGCGGAGGCAGGAAGCCGGCGGGGCGGACGAGATCTTTGCTGGGCGTCGGCCGGTTGCGATGGATCGACGCGCGCCACGCCTTGGCGTACTTCGGGTTCGCCATCTGTTTCAAGGGAAGCTGGTTGAAGTCGGGATCGCCCAGATAGTCGGCTCGGTCCATGTAGGCGCGGCGAAAGGCCTCGGCGATGATGTGCACCTGCGGCGCGCTGCGGTCGGGACCGAGCTTCGCGAGGTTGTAGCCGGAAAGGATGTTGAGGATCTCGACGAGCACGATGCCGCCGGAGGAGGGCGGCGGCGCGGTGACGAGGTCGTAGCCGCGGTACTTGCCCGTGATGGGCTTGCGCTCCTTCACCTGGTAGGCGGCAAGGTCTTCGGCGGTGATGTTGCCGCCGTTCTCCTTCTCGAAGGCGGCGATCTGCTGTGCCATGGCTCCCTTGTAGAAATCAGCAGGGTCTTTGGCGATGCGCCGCAGCGTCTCGGCCAGCTCGGGCTGCTTGAAGGTGTCGCCCGCGTTATAGAAGTCGCCGTCGCGCTGGAAGATTTTTGCGGATACGGGGAAGCGCGTGAGGTTCTTGCTGTGCAGGTTGCGGGCTTCTTCTTCGGTGAGGATGAAGCCTTCGCTGGCGAGACGGATGGCGGGTGCCATGTCTTCAGCGAGCGAGAGTTTGCCGAAGTGCTGCTGCGCATAGGTAAGTCCTGCGACGGAGCCGGGGACGCCCGAGGCCTTGAAGCCGACCAGCGACATGCCGGGGACGACATTGCCCTCGGCGTCGAGGTACATGTCGCGCGAGGCGGCGGCGGGGGCCTTCTCGCGGTAGTCGAGGAAGTGCGTCTTGCCGCGGTTGTCGCGGATGAGCATGAATCCGCCTCCGCCGATGTTGCCTGCGGCGGGATAGACGACGGCGAGCGCAAAGCCGACTGCCACGGCTGCGTCGACGGCGTTGCCGCCCTTCTTGAGGACCTCAACGCCGGCGTCGGAGGCGTCGTGGTGAATCGAGACGACCATCGCGTGCGCGGCGCGCGTTGGCTCAAGGCCGGTCTGCTGAGCGACGGCCGAGACAGCGGCAAGGGAGAGGGCAACGATGGAGGCGGAGAGGCGGACGGCGGTGGGGCGCAAGGCTTTGCTCCTGGAGCGGACTTCGTGGCCGGTTGAAGGCGTTGGATTTCGATAAGGATAGCTTGGATTGGGCTGGTTGGCACCCCGCAAACCTGCCTTAACGATGATGAAGCGCGTCGCGAAGATCGGGCACCCAGTTTCTCATCAGATTTTTCTCACGGAAAAAATGAACGGTTTTGCCGCGCGGCCGGTCTTAGAGGGTGAGAGCGGATAGAGCGCATGGACCTGGCAGCAGAGTGGACGGAGCGTGAGCAGGGCGAGCGGCCAGCGGCGACTGAAGATGAGGTTGCCTCCGAGCAGGAGTTCGCGGCGCTGGTGGAGCGGCATTCGCGAACGATGTTTCGCGTTGCGCGCGGCCTGCTGGGAAACGCACATGACGCCGAGGATGCCGTGCAGGAGGCGTTTCTGAAGCTCTACCGCACCGGCGGCTGGGTGCGCATGGAGAATGAGCGGGCGTTTCTCGCGAAGACGGTCTGGAGAGTGGCGCTCGATCGCCTGAAGGCGACGGGCAGTGTTCCGGACGTTAGTGAACTTGATGTGGCGGAGAAGAGGGAGTCTCCTGAGGCGCTGGCTGCAGGGGGTGATGAGCGCGAGCTCCTGCGGCAGATGATCGATGCACTGCCGGAGGATCTGCGAAGGCCTCTGGTGTTGTCGGCGATCGAGGAGATGACCTCGGTAGAGGTAGCCGCCGTGATGGGAATCCCCGAGGGTACAGTAAGGACGCGGGTGATGCGCGCGAAGGCGGAGTTGAAGAAGAGGTTCGAGGCCATGAAGGGGGTGCGGCGATGAGAGACGAGATCGAGTTCGAGATGTTGCTGGGCTCCGTGCTGCATGAAGCCGCGAATCCTGAGCCAGCCGAGGGTTTGGAGCGGAGGGTGATGTCGGCTGCGCGTGTTTCAGTGTCGCCGGTAACGGATGTTCTTGTACTGGCGGGTGGGCTTTCGAGCGAGAGCATCTTCGCTTCGTTGTGGAATGGTCTGCGGGAGGCGTTGTTTCCTCGCAGGCTTCCTCCGCTGGTGCTGGAGTCACGTCCGGTTGCTGTGACGGATCGAATGGCGGTGGACGGCAGCTATTCGTCGACGGCATATGCGGTTGCGGTTCATGCGATGGCGATCTTCCTGATCGGCTTTGTGGTGCGGGCGCAGATTCGCGATGTCGATCCTGTCCGCGGGACAGTGACTCCGCTGATCGAGCCCGTGTTGCAGATTACGGCGAAGAGTATGGAGCGTTCTGGCGGTGGCGGAGGGCAGCCGGGAGAGATGCCGGTGAGTAAAGGACATCTTCCAAAGCTGGCGGACCAGCAGATCGTGCCGCCGTCGCAGCCGCCGAAGATTGAGCCAAAGATAGCGATGGAGCCGACGATCGTGATGCAGCAGGTGAAGCTGGCGGACAACGTGATGCCGAATGTGGGAATGCCGAACTCGCCGTTGGCGGGGGTGTCGATGGGCGATGGCCGGGGCACGGGGATCGGACCGGGCGATGGGCCCGGGGTGGGGCCGGGCAGCGGAGGCAATCGAGGCGGTGGTCTGCGGCATGTGGGAGGCTCGGTGAGTATGCCGGTTGTAATTTATAAGCCTGAGCCGGAGTTCTCCGAGGAGGCGCGGAAGGCGAAGGTATCGGGTGACGTAACTGTCTATATATGGGTGGATGAGCGCGGCAACCCGACGCATGCTCGTGTGATTCAGGGGATCGGAATGGGACTGGACGAAAAGGCGCTCGAAGCAGTGAAGCAGTATCGGTTCAAGCCTGCGATGGACAACGGCAAGCCGGTGACGGTGGAGATGTATGTGATCGTGAACTTCCAGATCTTCTGAAAATTACCTACTTCATACACCAACGTCTTACGTTTGATATAGTAGTAAGTCATGAATGGATTGATTACTACTGTCAGCACAAAAGGCCAGCTGGTCATTCCGGCGAAGATGCGTGATGCCCTTGGCCTTGAGCCCGGGGACCAAGTTGCGTTGACGATTGAAGATGGCGCTATTCTGCTGCGCCCTGTTACGGAGCGTCTGGTCGAAGAGACTCGCGGAATGTTTGCTGGCGGGTCTTCGATGGCTGCTGAGCTTCAGCGGGAACGGCGAGCCGAACGATGGTGACATATGTTCTAGATGCCAGCGCTGTTTTGCGTTATCTGGACGATGAAGCCGGAGCAGAGAGAGTCGAGCAGATCGTCAAAAAGCATGTTGCGGGAAAGGCCCGTGTAGCGATCTCAACGATCCACTGGGGTGAGATTGCCGGGATCGTGATGAAACGTCATGGCGAGGCCGGTATGCGTGCTGCACTATCGCGGTTATCGGCGTTTGGGTTCGAGGTCGTTTCGGTGACGGCGGATCGGGCTGTGCGCAGCGCCACGATAAAGAACCTACGTAAGATTCCTTACGCTGATGCGTTTGGGATCGATCTGGCGGAGGATTCGCCGGAACATATTCTGGTGACGGCGGACTTTGATGCGAAGCCAGCGCAGAAGGACGTGCGGATCGAGTTTCTGCCGCTGAAGAAGAAGCAATAGCGGAAGGCCGACGAATAGAATGGAAGTCGCATGTCGACGCTCGTTCGCTCCTACTCAAAGATCAACCTCGGCCTCGCTATCGGCCCCACTCGGCCGGATGGCTTTCATGGGTTGGCTACGCTTTACCAGACGCTGGATCTGCATGATCTGGTGACGGTCTCGGCGGCTCGCGCGGCGGGGACGAAGATCACGCTGACGACGAACGACGAGCGTGTCCCGACCGATGCGAAGAACACCTGCTGGAAGATGGTCGAGAAGGCGCTTGCGCGGATGGGTGTGGCGGCTGAGGTGGCCATCCATATAGAGAAGCGGCTGCCGGTGCAGGGGGGCATGGGGGCGGGTTCGGCGAATGCGGCAGCGGCGTTGATCGGGTTGGAGCGGGAGCTGGAGGTAGCGCTGCCGGGGAGTGAGCGGTTACGGCTGGCTGGTGAGGTGGGGTCGGATGTGCCGCTGTTTCTGCTGGGCGGGGCGGTGCTGGGGCTTGGGCGCGGGGAGCAGGTGATTCCGCTGCCGGATATGTCTTCTGTTTTCTGTGTGATAGCGGTTCCTGAGGTGGGAGTGAGCACGCCGCAGGCGTTTCGGCACTGGGATGCGTTGGTGGGGGGTACCCCAGGGGCTGAAGCCCCTTCCTCTCGGGGGGAGCCTTACGGCACGACTGAAGCCGTGTCCTTAATGGAGCAAGATCAAGGAGATACAGAGGGTCGGGAGGTATCCTGCGAACCCACCTTAGCAGCCTCCGGCGTCGAAGATGGGGCACCCGAGTCCGTGGGTGAGTCGGGGAGTGTTTATCCCACCCTTCGCGGTGCGAAGGATGGGGCACCCGGGCATTTGTTGACTGCGGTGCCCGGTTCATTGACTGACTTGAACAATCCCGATAGACTAAAGGAGTTGAGTCTCGCTTTCGCATCGTTGTATGCGGAGCCAGGCACTTCCGGTATCATCCGTGGCTCGAACCCTGCCGGTCAAAAAACGGCCGACAAGCAGGGAGGCTCTGAGCAGGCTCAGGGCGGTCAAGTGGATGATCTGGCGGAGAATACCCTTCTCGCGCTTGTCCGCACCGGGGTTGAAAACGACTTTGAACGGGTCGTCTTTCCTGCTTATCCCTCCTTGCGTGAAATCAAGCGTCAACTGATGGGTACCGGTTCCGGGGCTGCGCTTTATGCGGCGCTCTCGGGTTCGGGTTCGGCTCTGTTTGGACTTTACCGGTCCGAGCGGGACGCACGAGCGGCTCAACATCGCGTCCAGGAGGCTGGGACCAAGGCTCTGATTACGAAGACCTTGCCTCGGAGTGAGTACTGGACGAGAATGTTCGCAGGGTGACCTGGGCGGGCAGCCGAATGAGGCTTCCCACCGATTACTGGGCGATCGACTAATGGTAGGTCAAGTGCCTTTGACGCACTTTGTCTAGGTTCGAATCCTAGTCGCCCAGCCATGAGTCGTTCGCTTGTGCGAAGAGTAGAAGTTTAGGGTTTAGCGGCAGCAACAAAAATGCCGCGAGGTGATTGGATTTGAATCCCGCGGCCTGCGGAAAGAAACAAAGATGCGGCCGGTGAACGGGAAGCAGAGCAGTTTGGAAGGACAGTCTTAGTAAGAGCAGTTTCAGGATTCGCAACAAGGATTTTGAGCGGTACGGGGTCGCAACAAGACTCCGGTAAGACGTAAAGCAGCAGGAACTATTCAAGGTCAACCAGCCTCTGGAGGTTTCACACGTGAGCGAACAAGACACGACTGCAGTTCTTTCCCCTATTCAGGGTCAGGTTGAGGAGCCGGAACAAAACTCCCAGCCTGAGCCTACGAACTCGGCGCACGGTCACTCTGGCGAGCCGTCAGGACAGGCCGGCAAGGCGAGTCCGGAGCGGAAGCGCTCCGGGAAGACGCCGGAGCCGAAGCGTTTCAAGATTTTTTGCGGATCATCCAATCGTGCGTTGGCCGAGGAGATCTGCAAGTTCGTCGGAGTGCCGCTGGGCGAAAGCCGTTTGCAGCGCTTCTCCGACGGAGAGGTTCACTTTCAGTTGCTCGAGAACGTTCGCGGTGCGGACGTCTTTCTCGTGCAGCCGACGTGCTACCCGGTGGATCAGCATCTCGTGGAGCTGCTGATCATGATGGACGCGCTGAAGCGCGCCTCGGCCGGGCGGATTACGGTGGTGATTCCGTACTACGGCTATGCCAGGCAGGACCGCAAGGACCGGCCCCGCGTTGCGATCACGTCGAAGCTGGTTGCCGATCTGCTCACTACGGCCGGTGCGAACCGGGCGTTGCTGGTGGATCTGCATGCGGCACAGATACAAGGGTTTTTCAATATCCCGGTGGATCACCTGTTCGCGAGCCCGGTGCTCGTCAGCCACTTCCGGGATATGAACCTGCCGGACCTGACGGTGGTATCACCCGATGCCGGCGGTGTGGAGAGGGCGAGATTCTTCGCCAAGAAGCTGGATGTGCCGTTGGCGATTGTCGATAAGCGCCGTACGGACATCAATGTCACCGAGGTGATGAACGTGATCGGCGATGTGCGTGGCCGGACGTGCCTGATCCTCGACGACATTATCGACACGGCGGGGACGCTGGTGAAGACGGCGGATGCGTTGCTGGACCAGGGCGCGAAAGAGGTTTACGCGTGCGCCACGCACGCCGTGCTCTCGGGCCCGGCGATCGAGCGCATCCGGGACTCGCGGCTGAAGCAAGTGGTCGTGACGAACACCATCCCTCTGACCGACGAGGCGCAGAAGGTGGACAAGATCAAGGTGCTTTCGATTGCGGGCCTTTTGGGCAGGGCGATCGAGAGCATTCATATGGAGACGAGCGTGAGCTCGCTCTTCAACTAGAAGCAGGGAATGGGTAGTAGGGAATAGATATCAGCGGTGGCGAGCTCACCGTTTTCAACAAAGGGAGCGAGGCTCAACCTCGTGCCCGAAAGGATGAAGTGAGATGGCAGCAACGATTGAAGCAGTAGTCGCGACTCCTCGTGAGGGCAAGTTCAACAAGAATGCGGCGCGCCGCGTACGCGTGGCCGGCAAGATTCCCGCGGTGGTCTATGGCGCGGGGCAGGATGCAGTGGCCGTGACGGTCGACCCGAAGGTGATCACGAAGATCCTTCACTCGGAGTCGGGCCATAACTCGATCTTCGACCTCAACATCGAGGGCGGCAAGGCGACCAAGGCGATGATTGTCGACTGGCAGAACGAGCCCATCAAGGGCAAGCTGCTGCACATCGACCTGAAGCGCATCGCGATGGACAAGGTCATGCGTGTCTCGGTCCCCGTTCAGCTCGTCGGCGTTCCTGTGGGCGTGAAGACGCAGGGCGGAATCATTGAGCATGTACTGCGCGAAGTCGAGATCGAGTGCCTTCCGGGCGACATCCCAAGCCACATCGATGTTGACGTGACTGGTCTTGAGTTGCATGGCGTGGTTCGCATCGCCGATCTTCCCCACTCCGGTTCGATCAAGTTCCTGGGCGACGAAGATGCGACGGTTGCTCACGTCACGATCATCAAGGAAGAGGCTCCGGCTGAGGCCGAGGCTGCTCCGGCAGAGCCTGAAGTTGCGAAGAAGGGCAAGACTGAGACCGCCGAGGCTCCTGCGGCTGACGCGAAGAAGAAGTAGTAAGGCAGGGAGCAGGGAAGAGGGAGTGGGAAGTAGAAGGCTTCCTCTCCTCTTCGCCTGCTGGTTTGGAGAATGTGCGCGTGAAGCTGATCGTCGGACTTGGGAACCCTGGGATCGAGTATCAGTTCACACCGCACAACGCCGGGTTTCTTGCGATCGATCGCATCGCGGACGACTGCGGTGTGGTGGTGAGCAACCGGCGGGGCAGGGCTATGACGGCGAAGGCGAGGTTGGCAGGACATGAGGCTCTGCTGGCGAAGCCGGAGACGTTTATGAATCTCAGCGGGCTTTCTGTGGCCGCTTTGATCGATGAGCTTGGGATCGAGCAAGTCTCAGAGGACGTGATCGTTCTCTACGACGAGCTGGCATTTCCGCTGGGCCAGTTCCGGATCGCGCAGCGCGGTTCGGCCAACGGGCACAACGGAGTGAAGTCGGTCTCCGGTGCGCTTGGGACGGAAGAGTGGATGCGCGTTCGCATCGGAGTCGGGAAACCTGCTCTGGAGGACGGCAGAGAGATTAAGGCGGGAGGCAGGGACTATCTGCTGACGCCGATGCGCAAGCAGGAGCTTGCGGTGCTGGATGAGGTACTCGACCGGGTGAAGGTTGCGGTCGAGGTGGTGTTGACGAAGGGTGTCGGCGCCGCGATGAACGAGTTCAACCGGAGGCCGGAGCCGGAAGGTTGAGTGGTTTTGGAGTGGAGAAGATCGACGGGCTAGCGGCAGCAAAGGGCAAAGACGAAATACCGGGATTCTTCGCTACGCTCAGAATGACGGCATTTTAGATGTCACAACGCAGTAGATTCCATACCGAATCGGCGGAAGAGGCCGGGCGGTGCGAAGCGGAACTTCGCAGAAAGAAGTGAACTGTATGAGCCGTACTTATGAAGTGATGTACATCGTCCGTCCGGACGTGGAAGAGGCAGACCTCGACAAGCTGATCGAAGGCTTCGAGAAGAACGTGACCGACGGCGGCGGTGAGGTGAAGTCGACCGAAAAGATGGGACGCCGTCGGCTGGCGTACACGGTCCGCAAGTTCAATGATGGCTTTTACGTTCTGATGACGATCGCAGCCGAGGGTTCGCTGGTCGGCGAGATCGAGCGCCGTCTGCGCGTCTCCGAGCAGGTGATCAAGTTCATCACCGTTCGCATGGACGAAGAAGAGAAGCGTCTGGCGAAGGTGAAGGCGATCCGCGACACCAAGGTGAAGCGCAGCGCGCTGCCCGTTGCCAGCGAGAGCGCCGCAGCACCGGTTGCCGAGGCTCCCGCTCACGAAGCCGCCGCAGCGGTCTAAGTGCATCGCGCGAAGGCTTGAGGATTCTGCGGCGCTGAAAGGGCACCGCACAACGCAGGACCAATCGCCGGAATCCGCTTCCGTGCTTCCTCTTACGAGGAGCATGTCCAGAGACTCCACGGCGTGTCTGGAGCGGACGACGGCACCAACGAACGAGAGAGGAAATCGACAATGGCTGACGAGACGAACAGCACGCAATCCACTGAGCAGCAGCCGCAGCAACACTCTGCTCCCACATCGCGCCCCGCAGGCCCTGGCGGCCCGCGCCCCCCGCGTCCCGCGGGTGGTCCCGGCGGCGGCCCTGGCGGACGCAAATTCTTTCGCCGCAAGAAGGTCTGCAAGTTCTGCACGGAGAAGATCGACGCGATCTCGTACCGCGACGTTCGCCTGCTACAGGGCTTCGTCGCCGAGCGCGGCAAGATCGTTCCGCGCCGCCTGACGGGCGTGTGCACGCGCCATCAGCGCCGCCTAAGCCTGGCAATCAAGCAGTCGCGCAACATCGCCCTGCTTGCATTCGCAACCCGCTTCTAACTTATTGCCGTCGCGGAATGCGAACGGCTTGAAAGAAATTGGAGAGTTCCATGGAAGTTATTCTGAAGGAAGACGTCAATAAGCTCGGACATCGCGGCGATGTGGTGAAGGTCGCCGACGGCTACGGGCGCAACTACCTGCTGCCGGAGAAGCTCGCGATCGAGGCGACGGCGGCCAACAAGGCTGTGATCGAGCAGATGAAAGGCTCGGCGATTCGCAAGTCGGCCAAGGAGAAGGTCACGGCGGAAGAGCTGTCGACGCAGCTCTCGGCTGTCGAACTGGTGTTCGAGCGCAAGGTCGGTGAGAACGACCACCTGTTCGGTTCGGTCACGTCGAGCGACATCGCACACGAGCTTGAGGCGAAGGGCTACACGGTGGACCGCCGTAAGATCTCGCTGGACGAGCCGCTGAAGTCGCTGGGCGAGTACCACGTTCCCGTGAAGCTGCACCGCGAGGTGACGGCGCACGTAAAGGTGACCGTCAAGGGCGACCAGGTCCAGGAAGCGGTTGCCGCAGGTGCTGCTTCGGCAGAGTAGCAGAAGTGCCGCAAATGTTTCCGGCCTCCCGGTACTCCGGGAGGCCGGAGCCGTTTTGTTGTGTCTTCGGCGCTTCCCTGAAGAGGGGAAGTTCCGTGAGATTTTAGTAGTATCGAGCCGAGTAGTCCGGTAGAGTGCCTCCATGAGGCCGATCGACGCCGGGCAGTGGGCGCATACGATACTTCGTTTTTCGCGTCTGGCGGTCGCACTTCTGGCTGCGGCGTTTATAGCGCTTTTTTATTACATAGCGATCCATCGATTTCGCTTTCCATTGCAACTGGAGTGGATTGAAGGCGCGGTGCTCGATATGGTCCGGCGCGCAGCGAACCATCAGCCTGTTTATGCAGCGCCGGGCAGGATGTATGTCGCCCTGATCTACACGCCTGTTTACATCTACGTGAGCGCATGGCTGAGCCGTTTGATGGGAGTCAATCTCATCACGCTGAGAGTAGTAAGCATACTGGCAACGACGGGATGCCTTATCGCGATCTTCTCTTATGTGAAACGCATCACTCGCGATAACTTTTCCGCGCTACTCGCCTGCGGGTTGTT from Acidobacteriota bacterium includes:
- a CDS encoding AbrB/MazE/SpoVT family DNA-binding domain-containing protein, whose translation is MNGLITTVSTKGQLVIPAKMRDALGLEPGDQVALTIEDGAILLRPVTERLVEETRGMFAGGSSMAAELQRERRAERW
- a CDS encoding 30S ribosomal protein S18; this translates as MADETNSTQSTEQQPQQHSAPTSRPAGPGGPRPPRPAGGPGGGPGGRKFFRRKKVCKFCTEKIDAISYRDVRLLQGFVAERGKIVPRRLTGVCTRHQRRLSLAIKQSRNIALLAFATRF
- the ggt gene encoding gamma-glutamyltransferase; this translates as MVVSIHHDASDAGVEVLKKGGNAVDAAVAVGFALAVVYPAAGNIGGGGFMLIRDNRGKTHFLDYREKAPAAASRDMYLDAEGNVVPGMSLVGFKASGVPGSVAGLTYAQQHFGKLSLAEDMAPAIRLASEGFILTEEEARNLHSKNLTRFPVSAKIFQRDGDFYNAGDTFKQPELAETLRRIAKDPADFYKGAMAQQIAAFEKENGGNITAEDLAAYQVKERKPITGKYRGYDLVTAPPPSSGGIVLVEILNILSGYNLAKLGPDRSAPQVHIIAEAFRRAYMDRADYLGDPDFNQLPLKQMANPKYAKAWRASIHRNRPTPSKDLVRPAGFLPPPPQATPVKESTQTTHYSVVDADGMAVATTTTLNGGFGSGVTVEGLGFLLNNEMDDFTSKVGVPNVYGLIQSPANSIAPGKRPLSAMTPTIITRKGKLAYVMGTPGGSTIITTVANDIISSIDNGLNIQAVADAPRFHHQYLPDRLDFEKKFNREVVEQMKAMGYETNLNQMADEKTSGVWGDSELIAVDPKTGELLGGHDSRRNYGKAAGY
- a CDS encoding 50S ribosomal protein L25, coding for MAATIEAVVATPREGKFNKNAARRVRVAGKIPAVVYGAGQDAVAVTVDPKVITKILHSESGHNSIFDLNIEGGKATKAMIVDWQNEPIKGKLLHIDLKRIAMDKVMRVSVPVQLVGVPVGVKTQGGIIEHVLREVEIECLPGDIPSHIDVDVTGLELHGVVRIADLPHSGSIKFLGDEDATVAHVTIIKEEAPAEAEAAPAEPEVAKKGKTETAEAPAADAKKK
- a CDS encoding aminoacyl-tRNA hydrolase, whose protein sequence is MKLIVGLGNPGIEYQFTPHNAGFLAIDRIADDCGVVVSNRRGRAMTAKARLAGHEALLAKPETFMNLSGLSVAALIDELGIEQVSEDVIVLYDELAFPLGQFRIAQRGSANGHNGVKSVSGALGTEEWMRVRIGVGKPALEDGREIKAGGRDYLLTPMRKQELAVLDEVLDRVKVAVEVVLTKGVGAAMNEFNRRPEPEG
- a CDS encoding RNA polymerase sigma factor; translation: MDLAAEWTEREQGERPAATEDEVASEQEFAALVERHSRTMFRVARGLLGNAHDAEDAVQEAFLKLYRTGGWVRMENERAFLAKTVWRVALDRLKATGSVPDVSELDVAEKRESPEALAAGGDERELLRQMIDALPEDLRRPLVLSAIEEMTSVEVAAVMGIPEGTVRTRVMRAKAELKKRFEAMKGVRR
- a CDS encoding PIN domain-containing protein, yielding MVTYVLDASAVLRYLDDEAGAERVEQIVKKHVAGKARVAISTIHWGEIAGIVMKRHGEAGMRAALSRLSAFGFEVVSVTADRAVRSATIKNLRKIPYADAFGIDLAEDSPEHILVTADFDAKPAQKDVRIEFLPLKKKQ
- a CDS encoding ribose-phosphate pyrophosphokinase, producing MQGQVEEPEQNSQPEPTNSAHGHSGEPSGQAGKASPERKRSGKTPEPKRFKIFCGSSNRALAEEICKFVGVPLGESRLQRFSDGEVHFQLLENVRGADVFLVQPTCYPVDQHLVELLIMMDALKRASAGRITVVIPYYGYARQDRKDRPRVAITSKLVADLLTTAGANRALLVDLHAAQIQGFFNIPVDHLFASPVLVSHFRDMNLPDLTVVSPDAGGVERARFFAKKLDVPLAIVDKRRTDINVTEVMNVIGDVRGRTCLILDDIIDTAGTLVKTADALLDQGAKEVYACATHAVLSGPAIERIRDSRLKQVVVTNTIPLTDEAQKVDKIKVLSIAGLLGRAIESIHMETSVSSLFN
- the rpsF gene encoding 30S ribosomal protein S6, whose amino-acid sequence is MSRTYEVMYIVRPDVEEADLDKLIEGFEKNVTDGGGEVKSTEKMGRRRLAYTVRKFNDGFYVLMTIAAEGSLVGEIERRLRVSEQVIKFITVRMDEEEKRLAKVKAIRDTKVKRSALPVASESAAAPVAEAPAHEAAAAV
- a CDS encoding carbonic anhydrase codes for the protein MQDQGRRKFLYTASASLAIPALTRLNAFAAPTAKPAPPADDVLKQMLEGNKRFASGASTHPRRTPADFKPLAAGQSPVACVVACADSRVTPEILFDLGIGELFIVRVAGNYVDGAGPSVKGSVEYAVAELGVSLVMILGHSQCGAVKAAIQHLHDKDALPGAINDLVNAIKPAVLDSQHQSGDPLGNAIRANVARGVDRLKGLGPIVAPAVASGKIKIAGAVYDLATGKVNMV
- a CDS encoding TonB family protein, with product MRDEIEFEMLLGSVLHEAANPEPAEGLERRVMSAARVSVSPVTDVLVLAGGLSSESIFASLWNGLREALFPRRLPPLVLESRPVAVTDRMAVDGSYSSTAYAVAVHAMAIFLIGFVVRAQIRDVDPVRGTVTPLIEPVLQITAKSMERSGGGGGQPGEMPVSKGHLPKLADQQIVPPSQPPKIEPKIAMEPTIVMQQVKLADNVMPNVGMPNSPLAGVSMGDGRGTGIGPGDGPGVGPGSGGNRGGGLRHVGGSVSMPVVIYKPEPEFSEEARKAKVSGDVTVYIWVDERGNPTHARVIQGIGMGLDEKALEAVKQYRFKPAMDNGKPVTVEMYVIVNFQIF